The Misgurnus anguillicaudatus chromosome 12, ASM2758022v2, whole genome shotgun sequence region ttaaacaaagctgtgtcgagtgatgtgatgtttacaagttctagcgtctcccgctgattgacgagTTGGCTGGGTTTTCCGGGGGTAGTGCCCATATAAAgcagtgatacgtatagaaacccctgaaacgtcagctggacctgtaatcgaaaaaaaaactttctgaaacttgtacgaaccctggcgaagtgcattcggccagaaatactctgtaatatgcccaactgcttttttgacactttgcctacgtttagcatgaggaaacaactctataactgtgttaataagtcagaatccTTGAAaaaccattgaaccacccctttcaCTTTTTATGATGCTGAATTTGTAAGCAGCTAAAGctattttgtacataaaatcaccctacataatgtaacatattctgtgaaaatataatcttgatatctttaatattcatgtcaaagattaaaatcatgaTTGTAATCAAACGTTGATGCTCCTAAAGAACTTTAACTTAAACGGTTAAATTGCTGTTTTGTCTGTTTATAACAGCAACCTtaaaagcagaataaaaaacaggTGGTGGTCCTGGATCTTCATGTGATGTCCTTACAAAAGTGATGTCTCTAAACTGATTGTTTGTACAGATCATCTCTGGAGGCAGTTGCTTTTTCTTAAAACCCCAGACAATGCAACACTTTCATTATTGATAAATGAACTTGAAATTaattatctttttttgtttgtagtTTATTAAAAGATGGTGTTTTTTCCTCTTTggttagggtgaccatacgtgccattcttcccggacgcgtcctggccaggatttcggtgcgtcttccggaagtcgtatttgttgaccgcatacgccattcagttaaaaacataagacataaaagcaaccattacattttaaggtaagaatgaaactacaattttctgtaataataataataataatcctctatgacgtatgcggtcgacaaatacgacttcccgAGGACGCatccgaaatcctggccaggatgcgtccgggaagaatggcggATAATACACCTGCACTTTCAGCAGTTCCCAATAATGTGGTAAATGAAGTATGATGTGCAgtaaatgaatgtaaatgttattatattataaagatTATAAAGTCCAACTGCTTCTGATAGCCATTGATCTTCAATGCACAGGACAGACAGCAAAGAAATCCTCTCAGATGACAATCCTTTAGAATACCTACCTGCAAGTGCCtaaataagtttacttcaaaCGGCATTATTCTTATATAACTTATTTCTGACTGCAACAATATTAGCAGGAGTTCACATTAACTGAAAGTCCTGCATTTGCTGAGCCTGCACAGCAAAGTGTAGTAAAGAAGATAAAGATGTGTGAAAATATGTGAAAAAAACTTATTTGGTTATTGGCATTTTTTTCAGGAAAGGGACAGGGTAACATTTTTGTAGACAGAGTTTTGAAGATAGAATAGATAGAAATTACTAAGCAAACTTATTTATACTTATTTACTTAAGtatttagtacttcttaagaccatctaagtgtactcaactgtgctattttctaaaatatttagttacaacTTGAAGCACACTTGAGCccacttttaaaacatttataaatatacttttattaTACCGTCGCTGTTCGGTGAAAAGcatgtatgtccattttgccgattttgagatggatttcatttcatttccgtatacagtatgcttcacatatctaaatggccaatgaaaagatgtgaaatcatgtcatcttattttcacgtatatccatttggtgtaaaagctgtcaatcacgccgcggaTTGTGGAAGCATCTCGGCGGTatcgtgaagtttcatcgaagcgcagcactggatagccgaataaacatagcctggtgagacaatgattttcttcatcgaggtaaacgttcccccctgacgccagacatacgtctaggagtgacaaaattacggtaggactgtgcaaacaaagtatctgtctagcattaccatgtcagtgtattgattcattgtcccttcatagtttgcaagagacatttaacacatttataattaatataaaatagcctacatcttagtttattaaatacgcttagtttatttaataaactgagcgttttcacctgtcaatatgaaacgtgACTTGGctttctaattaatgatcggaagaacgtgTATCGAccacagttactgtaaaatatgcacgcatgtccatttaaactcaattttggttaaatgtggattatatcattacactggcaagaatatggttacatgtaaatatgccgtaccaagtatgacaacgatacattcaactgcttttgaaatacggtgtttttttaactttctgaaaagtaaccgttttggacatacgtgagtttcattgAGCAGGACAATACCTGAATTATAGTACATAAATAATATAACATACTGTTACGTCCCTTTCTTTAAGTCTAGGGAAAGGAGGGGTTGtaacaattaaataataataaaaaatattaaatgactGACAGTCACATCAATCCTCTGATCCAGAAAGATAAATAACCATCACAAAGTTAACCAATGAACTAATAGTTTATTTGCTTCAGGAGAGGGCAAGGCCAacataacaaacaaaacagtTTGAACTAATAAAGATAACCTCTAAATAACTaccagagaaaaaaaacaaaacaaacaatggAGTCTTACCTTCCTTCCTAACTAACATAAACATCTACAAAAGTTTACAAATTAAATGGCACCTTCTCCTTACCGCTCGTCAACATAAAGAAATTTAGTATTTACATAAACTGAGAACAACATGCATTCTTAGAAAGTAAGAAAGTCCTCAGTAGTGATGGGTTATTTGAGGAGAGGCTTTGGAGTGCGTGTCGAGAATAAATGGCCGTGCCAAATGAAGCCTTGCTTTGAGGCTTGTGTTGTTAACGTTAACTTTTGTGACCTGTTATTTGGTCTTTGTAATGGAGCGTTGCTGTCAGCACTCAAACTTGGTTTCACTGCTATTTTATGCTAGTTTGGTGAGTTGCGTTTACTCACTGATGCCCTTCAGCTGGAGCCCAATTAGCAACctgctacacacacacacagagagagagagagcgcgagagaaaAACACATGCCTAACAGATGTCATCATAACCCCATATTACATAATGAACAAATACGTCCACGGGACGTAACAATACAAAttgtattattaatatattgccCACACATTTGtatacattaaattaaaaaaaaaattaaaaaatcacTAGCCTACCCCAACGcatttccacaacgcgttttcgttCAGAGGCAGCatcacgtgaaccagctgaaatggacaaggagatcagtgagtacgtaatggctaccgtagttgcaagaCGCATTTGGAAAAACGAGATGCTAGACAGCACTatttgtttgaatgcaaaatacaatttcaccactagacagtgttgggtgtacaaagtaacgcgttactgtaataatattacttttttcagtaactagtagtgtaacgcattacccgtctgaaaatggtaatattattacagttttcccgAGCTAGTTACTTGCGTTACATTCGCCAGTAGCACATTCATCACACAAGGCACACAACACAGATAACAAAAGGGAAGGGGAGGAGGGCGTGAATGGAACAGTGATTGGTCTAAGTTTGGTACGAGGTATCATTTACCATCACCGATTGGTCGACACCCGGCAGCCAGCAGCACAGAGCGGCACACTCAAAGACAGATCGGGAAATGGAAGCGTCAACAACGGCAAGCTCTTTTTCAGAGGAAGGTTCCCAGCAACAGAAAGCTAGTTTCGACGGGTGGAGATtcagtcatttttttattatgttcaacggaaggaaaataacttgacggtgaagtgcacactctttaatgtttctccGAACGCTGTGCCCTGTGTCCGGTAGCGGGTAAGGAAGCCAGCAGTAATTTTTATGTTGTATTAAAATGTGGTGTATTTACGGTGGGTTTTCTTGGCGTGGAGACCTTGATGAATGTGAGGTTATGCCACGGTCTCCCGGCGctcatttcattgtttgtttgtatgtaaacaggGGTTgcgtgcaggttgtttattcCATCAATTTTGTATATCAATTTTACCGTAATTGACGAAGGCTGTGTCTTTAGCTTGAGTGatattaatgatatttattgaattgattgtgtatttattactttgcggtgttaaattgatatatttttatgtttgggTGTTGGATGAATTTGCTGTGCATTGCTGTgtatagacgggttgcacggcgacgtcaTTAACTGGTTTGCGCacgcaaccgagaggcagaaagaagagatgtgcattgtgttgtatgctagtagcggtgtctgtaagtcaaaatgccaaggagttgttgcgtggaaaatagtaccaaccgagtcagtgctgggtgcctgatgttaacataccagtagattcgactattacgttactagcctaacattataattcatacatgtatcacagtaacactgcaaaaataaagacaaaaaaacagatcctactaaaatcaagttttatttatatacaaacaataaagaacgcttcaataattaaggttgttgcaatcgggctttctgcctcctggctgcgcgcgcaccctgtaatgtttgtaaacttgcaacccgTCTATAGTGGGTGGGTAAATAATGTGCACTAACATCATGGTATCCCCCTGCTAAGAATACAGAACTCTTGGAAGTCTTTGTCAGGAAATAATTTATTGTTAACCCCGTCATTCTTTCATCAGCTGTCCATTTAAAGGTGTCCATCTAAAATAAATTGCAACCTGTTGTCATCCCTGTATTTTGAATGAGTAAATTGTTGTCAAatttaatctaataaaattgtaactttttattgatttgggGGTTTTGTGTTTGGATATTTTCTTGGCCGTGGCTTGCCCAAATAAACATTCttgtccagaaaaaaaatgtaactagtaatataactagtaatataactagttacttTCTCCAGGgataataaagtaaagtaaggcattactatttttcagagtaatatgtaatacgtaatatattacttttttgagtaactagccCCAACACTGCCACTAGATGggggaaaatcctacttactgtccaTTTAATGTTACATTTGAATTACAGTACAGTCAAGTATACTATTAGAATGTTATATATTTACTATTTAACCTGCATGTTTGCCaccaaaacatgttttaacacattCTAAGATGATACCTATTCTGTATTCATACATATGAACTGGTTTCTTCCATCATTaacaacaaattaaatgttagaggtacttcaacgtgatgcccagctgatgcctgaccaacgatcaccgacaggacccgcttaatctccgcttaatctccgcttaatctccccTTAATCttcttatccgtttatatgtgtgtatatacatatatatctcccaagggtttttccctcctaggactttttttattatttcctcggctaaacaacccagggtttttgttttttcctcctagggggttttttaacccagggacgtagcctgcttgggcttaacttagcttcttcttctagacgttacattagtaatacgctcgctcataatgtcgagtcatagccgcagcaaatttgactgcttatgctattgtgtattatgttgtgctatctgtcgtttttctgtgtttttactgcttctattaatgcaaagctgctttgaaacaattaagtattgtgaaaagcgctatataaataaaatttaattgaattgaattgaggtACACCTAATGTATTTACCCCTATTGAAAgtatacaatataaaacaagaTCAGTGAAATGCAATGACCTACTTTATTACATTGTAGAACATTAACATGAAAAGTGCATTTGAACAAACTTAAGATAAACCTGCAAATGCATATATGTATTACCAGCGTACCTCCGGTATACTTTTtagaaacacattaaaagtatgcttgagttcagcatacttttaaaaagtgtaattaagcatatatttattaccagcataatatatatatataaatataaataaaaaaaaactataacatttttgaaatacattaaaaagctatttaacaaaattttaatgcactttaaataagaatacaaatatattaaaaacatataaCTTATAAGTATATTTTGAATACATTAAATACTACTTTTTACCTGGGAAACcaagaaaattattttatatgtaCATGTAGTGAAAACTAAAACACCAGCATCCCATCAAATCTGTTCACTGAATGtctgtgttattttgtgttGCAGGTAAAGACAACAATGGCAAGCATCGTCCCCAAAAGCAAAGCTAAAGGTGTCGATTTTTGTGGATCGTCATACTACTACTATATAATCCGCTCTGATCTCGGCTGCTATTTGCAGTCAAGTGATTTTAGAAAAGGGTCAGATCTCACTGTATTCAATCTGCACCCCTCCTGTCAAAATGGAGATCATTATTTGGCTAACAAGGATGGCAACTTTTACATCATTAAAGGTAAATTCTACCGCAGAGTCACTGACCTGTCAAGAGATGACAGTGCTGTAGTTGCCAGCCTTCATCCCAACTGCCAGGGTGGAGACAACTACCTCGCAGCCTATGGCTTTTTTTACATCATCTTTAAAGAAAGGGGAGTTTACAGAAAAACATCAGACCTGAGTCTTGACTCAAATGCTGTAGAATACAAGCTACATCCTAATTGCAGTAAGGGTCTCTATTACTGGGGTCTGCCAGATAACTACTACTTTCTCATGCAAGACTCACAGTGGGGAGTTCAATACTATAAAGGTTCCAActtcaataaagatgaatgtgtTGCCGTCTATTCTGTTCACCCTGATGTTGTCAACTTTCTGCCTGGCGGGCTGTCAATAAGTAAAGGCCCAACATTTGGCAGGTGGCAGAAGATTAAACGCATAAGTAATAACAGCACCACACCAGTGACATGGAATGAGAAAGTTACTAAAGCGGTTGGATACAGTAAAGAGAAGATGATACAGATCACACACAACTGGAAGATAAATGCGTCAATGTCATTGGATGCTGGAGATCTTATATCACTGATTATGAAGTTCCAGTTCTCCTTATCTGCAGAATATGGAGGTTCACATGTGAACACTGAGAAAGAATGCTGGAACGAAGTCACTACGGTAGAAGAAGGGATAACGTTTGAGCTGAAGCCAGGCGAGAGTTTATATCTGTGGCAGTACCAACTGGGTCTTTCTGATGAACCAGTGTTGTTCTGTCGTGATTTAAAGATCAATAATGTGTCGGATCCCCCAACTGAAGTACCTGAACAACCATAAGAAAACATACCTTCTCAAGTAATACTTTACATATCTGCAAGAATTGCTTCAAAGCAGGCAGGGACGAGAGTCTGTAACTGTACTATTTAGTAGATTTGATATACAATCCATTACAgccatttataaaatattatgataaaaaagatcaaaataaaaaaagatcaaAACCTCGTTTGAACTGTAAATCTGATAATTCAATCTGCTACTTTATACTGTATGTCTCCGTGCATAGGTGTCTTCATGCATAAATAATGTAACTCTCTTAATTTTTGTTTGTAAAACTTTGGGGGTTTAATCTTATGAACTGTCAGCGGTATATTATTGTAATATTAATATGAACCTTAACTTTTCCTTTACTTTGTATCTTACAACATTTGCAGTACATTTACTAAATTTAATGCTGCATTGCAATTTGTATTGTTTGGATcttgcattaaaaatgttaaataaagtctgttttaattatattaagTCTATTTCTTTATCAGAACATTACCCATGTAGTAATTacagtggtgtgtgtgtgtgtgtgtgtgtacctggtaattatcacgttgtggggaccaattatCCCCACAAaaataggaataccagtatttttgtgaccttgtggggacattttgaggtccccatgaagaaacaagcttataaatcaaacagaatgatttTTCTTGAgaatgtgaagtagcagaacGTTTTCTGttatggttggggttagggaatggggtagggaatagaatatacagtttgtacagtataaaatgcattacgtctatggaatgtccccacaaaacatggaaaccagaatgtgtgtgtgtgtgttgaagaagtttattttaatcccaatctacatgAATATCAGTTTACCATTATATCTACATGAATATGTGAGTTTATGCaatgtgtgtcatgagtttgtgcagtgtgtgtgtcatgagtttgtAGGTCACAGGGGGTCTTAACGAGTTTGTGCAgtgtgtgtgtcatgagtttgtAGGTCACAGGGGGTCTTAACTCATGCAGGCCAGCTGTGTATATACACATAGTTTAATGTCAAAGGTCACAGAGGGTCTCAGTATAAGGAATAGCCTAGAgtcaaataggtcatgggacggagacactggtctgaggaatgtcatgTGGTTCTTCATATTACAAGCCTGAACAGATAcatattgttttaaacatgtaGGGGAGTGAACCAAAACCTATATATTTGCCAAGCCATGGCTCAGCGGGTCAGACTGATTTTGGGGAATCCTCCCAGGACCACACTCTGGTTCTGGGGGGATTCACCAGGGCGGCCTCGGCTTCTTATTTcgtccggaaaataaaagtctatctcttgaaatcaaaacctaagactgaagattgtttcatttgaggaaaaggaaaaccacaactgtgtgtgtgtgtgtgtgtgtgtgtgtgcgcgcgcgtgtgtgtgcgcgcgtgtgtgtgcgtgcgtgggtgtgtactgtgcaaaagtcttagaccaccaccaccagcattttttgttttaacaaacGTTAAatatccatccatatttatttttcactctttttattaagagagaaagaaaaaatacaggaaaaatgtacacaaaattaaaaacaacaattttCAGAACGAAATGTCTTTTTcaggcacgaaacacatcttgagcttttttgaggagactgaagtcattcAATAAGAATTAgaaactagatagaaaagtttgtctAAACAAatttttatgttggcttgagaaagcctagtctgagagtagaGCTTGACAttgcatgatttaacattacgttatcatgatataacatgaagctagcatgatttaacatgaagttagcatgaagttaacatgatttaacatgacgGTAGCATGAAGTgaagaagtttattttaatccaaatATCCCAATCTACATGAATATCAGGTTACCATTATGCAATATGTGAGTTTAATATGTGAGTTTATGCACTGTTGCAATATGTGAGTTTAATATGTGAGTTTATGCACTGTGTGTCATAAGTTTGTGCGGTGTGTGTGTCACGAGTTTGTAGGTCACAAGGGGTCTTAACTCATGCAGGCCAGCTGTGTATATACACATAGTTTAATGTCAAAGGTCACAGAGGGTCTCAGTATAAGGAATAGCCTAGAgtcaaataggtcatgggacggagacactggtctgaggaatgtcatgTGGTTCTTCATATTACAAATCATATATTGTTTTAAGCATGGAGGGGAACCTATATATTTACCAAGACACGGCTCAGAGAGTCCGACTGGTTTTGGAGGATCCTCCCAGGACTTCACTCTGGTTCTGGGGGGATTCACCAGGGCAGGCTCGGCTTTTTATTTgaccggaaaataaaagtctatctcttgaaatcaaaacctaagactgaa contains the following coding sequences:
- the LOC129447520 gene encoding uncharacterized protein — its product is MASIVPKSKAKGVDFCGSSYYYYIIRSDLGCYLQSSDFRKGSDLTVFNLHPSCQNGDHYLANKDGNFYIIKGKFYRRVTDLSRDDSAVVASLHPNCQGGDNYLAAYGFFYIIFKERGVYRKTSDLSLDSNAVEYKLHPNCSKGLYYWGLPDNYYFLMQDSQWGVQYYKGSNFNKDECVAVYSVHPDVVNFLPGGLSISKGPTFGRWQKIKRISNNSTTPVTWNEKVTKAVGYSKEKMIQITHNWKINASMSLDAGDLISLIMKFQFSLSAEYGGSHVNTEKECWNEVTTVEEGITFELKPGESLYLWQYQLGLSDEPVLFCRDLKINNVSDPPTEVPEQP